The window CGAAATGGTGGCGCGAAACAGAATCCGCATCATACGCAAGTTTCGCGCCGCCTTCCAGTAATCCGGCCGATGCGGCTGTCAGCGCAAAGCGAGCATCCAGTCGGCCATCGCGGCCAGGTCGGGCACGACCACGGTGGGCGCGGCGCCGAGTTCTTCGAGCGGACCGCCATCGCGGTTGACCCAGCATACCGGAAAGCCGAACAAACTGGCCGCACTCGCGTCCCAGCCGTTGGCGGAGACGTACAGGATGTTTTCGCGCGGATGGCCGGCGCGCTGCTCGGCCAGCAGGTAAATCTTGCGGTGCGGTTTGAATACTTCGACGTCGTCGACGCTGACAAACTGGTCGAAGGCCCATTTCATGCCCGAGTTCGACACCACCTGGCTGATGGTGCGGCGCGAGCCGTTCGAGGCGATCAGCATGGGCACGCCGGCGTCGCGCAGGCGGCGCAGGGCGGGCGGCA of the Massilia violaceinigra genome contains:
- a CDS encoding haloacid dehalogenase type II produces the protein MQKIHAIIFDLYGTLYDVHSVAHACEDAYPGHGAAIARLWRQTQMDYTWLRSLMERYADFETVTEDALRFTCAKLGLALLPGTARQLSDQYLHLNPHPDMPPALRRLRDAGVPMLIASNGSRRTISQVVSNSGMKWAFDQFVSVDDVEVFKPHRKIYLLAEQRAGHPRENILYVSANGWDASAASLFGFPVCWVNRDGGPLEELGAAPTVVVPDLAAMADWMLALR